The stretch of DNA TGCTGCAAAGGTAatactcgttttttttttacctgctCTTTCCTAAAATATTTTCATCTACACACTAATTGTTCACTGTTTTTGTTCTTACTAGACGTGGACGAGTGCAAAGTGAATGTTCATTCTTGTGGGAAGCACCAAACCTGCAAGAATGTCGATGGAACCTTCAGGTGCAAGAAGAAAAAGGAATGGACAAAAATCATTCTTTGTAAGTTTTTAGTTATAGCGTTgcgttttatttatatatctctCTCTCATATTTAACTAACCCCGCAAGGATACATATAATTAAACCAGTAAGCGTCATCGGATGCTTGGTGGGAGTGTGCTGCGTACTCCTGAAACTCAAGTTCCGTCAACTAGCCAAACTTAGAGAGAGGCGCTTCGAGTCAAACGGTTGGCGCAGAGACTCCTAGAGTCACCGAATCAGTGTATCAAGATATTCACCGAGGAAGAGATCAAGCAAGCCACTCACGTCACGAGACCAGTTTTCTTGGTGGAGGAGGCCAAGGAGTCGTATTCAGAGCCACTCGCGATCAAAAGATCTCGAAACTGGGACCCTGACCAAGCTGGGCAGTTCGTTAACGAAATCATACTGCTTTCCCAAATCAACCACCCTAACATACCTCCACTTCTCGGCTCCTGTCTCTATAGTTCACCGTGACAATAAACCTGAGAATATTCTCTTAACTCAAACCTTGTCTGTGAAGCTATGTGATTTTGGATCCTCTAGACCTGTTCCTACCAGAACAGGCCAGCTCACCACATTGGTCCAAGGTACCTGGGGCTACCTTGATCCGGAGTATCTCCGGACACGTACCTTAACAGAAAAGAGCGATGTTTATAGTTTCGGCGTGGTCTTGCTGGAACTGCTGTCTGGAGAAAAGGCGATAAGCTTTAACCCCCCACACGGGGAAAGGGTTCTGGTCAGTCACATAGACGCCGCGTTCAAAGGAAATCGCCTAAGTGAGGTGATGGATCAGAGGGTGGTGACTGATGACAATCAGGCAGTGATCCACCAAGTAGCTCTTCTGGGGTTGAGTTGCACCAGAATGTGTGGAGTTGAACGGCCAGATATGAGGAGAGTGGCTGAAGACCTTCGAGGTTTACAAGCTTCAGGACAAGTAGTACTGCAGGATGAGGCAGGTCCATCTGGATCCGCTTTTGAGATCGAAGAAATTAACTAGACATTGTCCTCTACATCTCTatcttttatgttttgttgattattatcttatttcttatttttcttgtgTGTTTTATTCTCTGCAGCCTTTTTCGTTGTTTATGATGTTTGAACTATGTTGCAATAAAGTGTTATCAAATCTCAAATCATTCATGTGTCTAACAATAAATTGAAGTCTCTTTCTTTTGTGGGAAATTGATGACAATAGAACGTGAATTTAAAAGTCATTCTAGCTCCTAAATACAATGTGACACTAACGTTTAGTCAAGACAAGTTGTCAGTTTTTCGTATAATTTTAATTGCATCGAAGAAGTTAGGTTCAGTAGAAAACAAAGcttttaatttctttaataGGCTTCGGTTTAaccatttatttataaaaaaaaaaagaaacttatatTCTACAtaacaaaaattacaaaatattatgtaGGCTTATGCACAGACCTGGCTTGAAAAAGGAActgaaaatttttgtttttcaaattctatgcaatttgttttaaaatgtttctaGTAAATTAAAGTACACTTCTTTATGTCCCAGAGTCCtcgagattaaaaaaaaagtgggtGCTAAAAAGTAAAATTGTATATCTTAAAATGATCTGTAATGAATTCtcagaaaatttaaaagatatatattttagttcttaatttttaaaatattgtattactAATTATGATTggttttatatgattaaatttataCCAATATTCGGTGAAGTAAATTTTTGCTTTTGAATTCTAACATTAAAAATTAGAGAGATTATAGTTACGAGATaattatgtttcttcttctcacaacTTAACCGATTGTGGTTTGACAGAAGTTTGCCTAAGTAATTTTCTAAGACAGAATTTTGCTCCTACAATGGTGTGTAGTTTCGTAG from Brassica napus cultivar Da-Ae unplaced genomic scaffold, Da-Ae ScsIHWf_3045;HRSCAF=3843, whole genome shotgun sequence encodes:
- the LOC125602933 gene encoding putative wall-associated receptor kinase-like 16 — its product is REALRVKRLAQRLLESPNQCIKIFTEEEIKQATHVTRPVFLVEEAKESYSEPLAIKRSRNWDPDQAGQPVPTRTGQLTTLVQGTWGYLDPEYLRTRTLTEKSDVYSFGVVLLELLSGEKAISFNPPHGERVLVSHIDAAFKGNRLSEVMDQRVVTDDNQAVIHQVALLGLSCTRMCGVERPDMRRVAEDLRGLQASGQVVLQDEAGPSGSAFEIEEIN